In Candidatus Nitrosarchaeum limnium SFB1, the following proteins share a genomic window:
- a CDS encoding hypothetical protein (hypothetical protein Nmar_0032) produces the protein MKYVKLFSALAIIMAVAMAPASTVFAQSDVNADVNADVSVNANTAETKDKQIYKEQKQVRDQIKEQRQNIKTQLNDLRDLRNDRLAEKTDVNVVPSLEFSGKVTGWAVIGGKAVPATFDLSGESGKIGQRGWKISGTADAEIGDRNVTFDLQGFARGNHVVLKGTTSEFDSVVVHLNGYFAPIADESGSFALAFHRSAIINEQANIRIPLVLVGQVDTTLIGDVVEPTEIDPVDVSVELSALFN, from the coding sequence ATGAAGTACGTAAAACTGTTTTCAGCACTGGCAATTATCATGGCAGTGGCAATGGCACCAGCAAGCACAGTATTTGCACAATCAGATGTAAATGCTGATGTCAATGCAGATGTTAGTGTAAATGCTAATACGGCTGAAACAAAAGACAAACAAATCTACAAAGAACAAAAACAAGTTCGAGATCAAATCAAAGAGCAGAGACAAAACATAAAGACTCAACTCAATGATTTAAGAGATCTGCGAAATGATAGACTAGCAGAAAAAACTGACGTAAATGTAGTTCCATCTTTAGAATTCTCAGGAAAAGTTACTGGATGGGCAGTCATCGGCGGAAAAGCAGTTCCTGCAACATTTGATCTTTCTGGCGAATCTGGAAAAATAGGTCAAAGAGGTTGGAAAATATCGGGGACAGCAGATGCTGAAATTGGAGATAGAAATGTCACATTTGATCTTCAAGGATTTGCTAGAGGCAATCATGTAGTTCTAAAAGGAACAACGAGTGAATTTGATTCTGTAGTGGTTCATCTCAATGGCTACTTTGCACCAATAGCTGATGAGTCTGGTTCATTTGCACTTGCATTTCATAGATCTGCAATTATCAATGAGCAGGCAAACATTAGAATTCCATTGGTACTAGTTGGTCAGGTTGATACAACACTAATTGGTGATGTAGTTGAGCCAACAGAGATTGATCCTGTAGATGTATCAGTAGAGTTATCAGCACTTTTCAATTAA
- a CDS encoding CheY-like receiver: protein MGITAIIIEDDCELCEVEKELLELNDIVVLAIGNNGQEAVELYQKFKPDIVLMDVRMPNYDGIYGLENIRKFDPKSKIIMITAESNDGTIQKINELKASALILKPFDASKLFKTIDGLFSKTEI, encoded by the coding sequence ATGGGAATAACAGCAATCATAATAGAAGACGATTGTGAGCTATGCGAGGTAGAAAAAGAGCTTTTAGAGTTAAACGATATTGTCGTTCTTGCAATTGGAAATAACGGGCAAGAAGCAGTTGAATTGTATCAGAAATTTAAACCAGACATTGTTTTAATGGATGTACGAATGCCAAATTATGATGGAATTTATGGGTTAGAGAACATTAGGAAGTTTGATCCTAAATCAAAGATAATAATGATAACCGCAGAAAGCAACGATGGCACAATTCAGAAAATTAATGAATTAAAAGCATCAGCCTTAATTCTAAAACCATTTGATGCTTCAAAATTATTTAAAACAATTGATGGACTATTTTCTAAAACAGAAATTTAA
- a CDS encoding SAM-dependent methyltransferase codes for MSNFWVHDFGQFKMVLDKTDLDFSRQVMMLGKYATESHESQIFESQLNKDQTVLDLGANIGYYSLLARSKVGPNGKIFSFEPSKENISLFKKSIVENSFTNIIVVDAAVSDHDGHSELFLSPFYKSEHSLFEYNYSSGEHKGSKQKIKIISIDSFLEKTGNLKVDIIKMDVEGSEKKSLDGMKKTIEFNKKLTLITEFWPQGVVNAGIEPKEFLEILTSSGFNLYHIDEFLQKTYHVTVNEMLKITKERIKKPVERTKENQAGRWYTNLLCIK; via the coding sequence ATGAGTAATTTTTGGGTTCATGATTTTGGGCAATTCAAAATGGTTTTAGATAAAACAGATTTAGATTTCTCAAGACAAGTTATGATGTTAGGTAAATATGCAACGGAATCACACGAATCACAGATATTTGAAAGCCAATTAAATAAAGATCAAACTGTTTTAGATCTTGGAGCAAACATTGGATATTACTCTCTTTTAGCACGAAGTAAGGTAGGACCGAATGGTAAAATATTTTCATTTGAACCATCAAAAGAAAACATCTCATTATTCAAAAAAAGTATTGTAGAAAATAGTTTTACCAATATCATAGTAGTAGATGCAGCAGTATCAGATCATGACGGTCATAGTGAATTATTTTTGTCACCTTTTTACAAATCAGAACACAGTTTGTTTGAATATAATTATAGTTCTGGAGAACATAAAGGAAGTAAACAGAAAATAAAAATTATCAGTATTGATTCATTTTTAGAAAAGACCGGAAATCTGAAAGTAGATATTATTAAAATGGATGTAGAAGGTTCTGAGAAAAAATCTCTAGATGGGATGAAAAAAACTATCGAGTTTAACAAAAAACTTACTTTGATCACAGAATTTTGGCCACAAGGTGTTGTAAACGCCGGGATCGAACCAAAAGAATTTCTTGAAATATTGACATCATCAGGATTCAATCTTTACCATATCGATGAATTCTTGCAAAAAACATATCATGTTACTGTTAATGAAATGTTAAAAATTACAAAAGAACGGATTAAAAAACCAGTAGAACGAACAAAGGAGAACCAAGCTGGAAGATGGTATACGAATTTGTTATGCATTAAATAA
- a CDS encoding DSBA oxidoreductase, with amino-acid sequence MGKKRQNVNKNNPKSNTTKFIIIGVIVVIAGAVLISTNYNSESQSNKLSIDTTKGSPVLGESSAPITIIEFGDYQCPFCQKWNQNTKPLIDRDYISTGKVKLIYVDFPIVGPDSINAHAGSYCADEQGLYWQYHDFLYKNQGHENSGWVSMNNLKNIVSGMEGIDVNLFSNCIDSGKYNDRVKENKNIAVKNGAKSTPSFIVIGPNGHGVAISGAQPYSVFKQTIDEMMS; translated from the coding sequence GTGGGTAAAAAGAGACAAAACGTAAACAAAAATAATCCAAAATCAAATACAACGAAATTTATCATTATTGGAGTAATTGTAGTAATTGCAGGAGCTGTTTTAATTTCTACAAATTATAACTCAGAATCTCAAAGTAACAAACTTTCAATTGATACAACAAAAGGCTCACCAGTATTAGGAGAATCATCAGCGCCAATTACCATAATTGAGTTTGGAGATTATCAATGTCCATTTTGTCAAAAATGGAATCAAAACACAAAACCGTTAATTGATAGAGACTACATATCAACAGGAAAAGTGAAATTGATTTATGTTGACTTTCCAATTGTAGGGCCAGATTCAATCAATGCACATGCAGGAAGTTATTGTGCAGACGAGCAAGGACTTTACTGGCAATATCATGATTTTCTTTATAAAAATCAAGGTCATGAAAATAGTGGTTGGGTAAGCATGAATAATCTCAAAAACATTGTCTCAGGAATGGAAGGAATTGATGTAAATTTATTTTCTAATTGTATTGACTCTGGAAAATACAACGATAGAGTTAAAGAAAATAAAAATATTGCAGTAAAGAATGGCGCCAAATCAACACCATCATTTATTGTGATTGGTCCAAACGGTCATGGGGTTGCAATATCAGGTGCACAGCCTTATTCGGTATTCAAGCAAACCATAGATGAAATGATGTCATAA
- a CDS encoding hypothetical protein (hypothetical protein Nmar_0463): protein MHVVPKELLDNGINNVSPITLAFVIYIVNGLFFTSVSKKSTPISKITKKNWLFLSLIGIAEVLGLITYFFGLKDSSAANAAVLNSSEIIFSIFIAMIILKERLQKKERGPFTLIILGVIILPIGYDMYNTGFMFSNMVTGDFLILLSGVFFAADINISKYVSDRIDSKRITQITSFVSGLVALGIMFTLDIPFDISFTHIPGILLSGLLGTGIATFFFVLSLKFIGSVRTTLLYSTGTAFGVMFSWAILGEAISIINILTVIMIISGIFFLRKRISG, encoded by the coding sequence ATGCATGTAGTACCAAAAGAATTGCTAGATAATGGAATAAATAATGTAAGTCCAATTACATTAGCTTTTGTAATTTACATTGTGAATGGTTTATTTTTCACATCAGTTTCAAAAAAATCAACTCCTATATCAAAAATTACAAAAAAAAATTGGTTGTTTCTTTCATTAATCGGCATTGCTGAAGTTTTGGGATTAATCACATATTTTTTTGGGCTAAAAGATTCTAGTGCAGCAAATGCAGCAGTGCTTAACAGCAGTGAAATTATATTTTCAATTTTTATTGCAATGATAATTCTCAAGGAAAGATTACAGAAAAAAGAGAGAGGCCCATTTACATTGATAATTCTAGGAGTCATCATATTACCAATAGGATATGATATGTACAATACAGGGTTTATGTTTTCAAATATGGTTACTGGTGATTTTTTGATTTTATTGTCAGGAGTATTTTTTGCAGCAGATATCAATATTTCAAAATATGTATCAGATAGGATAGATTCCAAGAGAATTACACAAATTACATCATTTGTATCAGGACTGGTTGCACTTGGAATAATGTTTACACTTGACATTCCATTTGATATATCATTTACACATATCCCAGGAATTTTACTTAGTGGTTTATTGGGAACAGGGATAGCCACATTCTTTTTTGTTCTTTCACTAAAATTCATTGGCTCTGTAAGAACAACACTTCTTTATTCAACTGGTACTGCATTTGGAGTGATGTTTTCATGGGCAATATTAGGAGAGGCAATTTCAATTATCAACATACTCACAGTAATTATGATCATTTCAGGAATTTTTTTTCTCCGTAAAAGAATTTCGGGTTAA
- a CDS encoding hypothetical protein (hypothetical protein Nmar_0461): protein MALGFQGFITIMPSSGEIDAFITFVSIVNPLVASIASFLIARGYGNSMVFGKAYLILGIALFMMFLGEASWYYLLGVLEEEPFPSIADVFFFAFYPLAIIHVIVNLRFFGSKFNTKTKLWLFALPVSIVLIYTTLTLTKHSDLNFDFFYGLLFVIFSATLLSLSLLGALAFRGGTLSIAWSLLMFGILLTTIGDVWYFYLQTFDAYVEGHPVELLWYSSYWIITYGLYKHKKAI, encoded by the coding sequence ATGGCACTTGGTTTTCAAGGTTTTATCACAATCATGCCTTCATCTGGTGAAATAGATGCCTTTATCACGTTTGTATCCATCGTAAATCCACTTGTGGCATCCATTGCCTCTTTTCTGATTGCAAGAGGTTATGGAAATTCAATGGTATTCGGCAAAGCATACCTGATACTGGGAATTGCTTTGTTTATGATGTTTCTTGGTGAGGCTTCATGGTATTATTTACTTGGTGTACTGGAAGAGGAACCATTTCCCTCAATTGCCGATGTTTTCTTTTTTGCATTTTATCCACTTGCAATTATTCACGTTATTGTTAACTTACGATTTTTTGGTTCTAAATTTAATACAAAAACTAAACTATGGTTATTTGCTTTACCAGTTTCTATAGTTCTCATTTATACTACTTTGACATTGACAAAACACAGCGACCTGAACTTTGATTTTTTTTATGGATTACTTTTTGTAATCTTTTCTGCAACCTTACTATCTTTATCTTTGCTTGGTGCTCTCGCATTTAGGGGAGGTACTCTGAGTATTGCTTGGTCATTGCTAATGTTTGGTATACTGTTAACTACGATTGGAGATGTTTGGTATTTTTATCTACAAACATTTGATGCATACGTTGAAGGACATCCTGTTGAATTATTGTGGTATTCTAGTTATTGGATTATTACTTATGGACTTTACAAACATAAAAAAGCAATTTAG
- a CDS encoding hypothetical protein (hypothetical protein Nmar_0464) has product MNEIDRFFANSVESIISENLGHSALSKIKSRLSEKFGIGIYESLAQFSKFDIVLREFFGKGADSIERKCFESILLLDSKSMKNNGMYITIKDNDLSMLFLETFGDEMKKNMINCVTDKSMTIYEILQKCDIPQTSGYRKIKQLIENNFLTIQGFGTSSDGKKIPKYTSVFENIKIDIEKNKVLVSVKIKKDFQDSDMLEIMQTLK; this is encoded by the coding sequence ATGAATGAGATTGATAGGTTTTTTGCAAATTCTGTAGAATCAATTATATCTGAAAATCTAGGTCATTCAGCCCTTTCAAAAATTAAATCACGTCTATCTGAAAAATTTGGAATTGGTATCTATGAATCCCTCGCTCAATTTAGTAAATTTGATATTGTTTTAAGAGAGTTTTTTGGAAAAGGAGCAGATTCAATTGAACGAAAATGTTTTGAATCTATATTATTGTTAGACTCTAAATCTATGAAAAACAATGGCATGTATATAACAATTAAAGATAACGACTTGTCAATGCTATTTCTTGAAACCTTTGGTGATGAAATGAAAAAGAATATGATCAACTGCGTTACTGACAAGTCAATGACTATATATGAAATACTACAAAAATGCGACATTCCACAGACGTCGGGGTATAGAAAAATAAAACAATTAATTGAAAATAATTTTTTAACAATTCAAGGTTTTGGAACTTCATCAGATGGTAAAAAAATTCCTAAATATACATCTGTTTTTGAAAATATCAAAATAGATATTGAAAAAAATAAAGTTTTGGTATCTGTTAAAATTAAAAAGGATTTTCAAGATAGTGATATGTTAGAGATAATGCAAACTTTAAAGTAA
- a CDS encoding hypothetical protein (hypothetical protein Nmar_0462), protein MGMSATVIDEDRVREMPLQKRLEFCEPILKNERDESRRWDAVWLAGEIAEIAGPKEPIFDKVADLMVWILENDDNGVVKHEACFQIAARNMRKKIPNLVNSAFYDKSALVKHEAIESLGLMRAFEVENEIKVALNDPSPDVSETARFVLKRLERTRNITKEYVPSQIL, encoded by the coding sequence ATGGGAATGAGTGCAACAGTGATTGATGAGGATCGAGTTCGTGAGATGCCATTACAAAAAAGATTAGAGTTCTGCGAACCAATACTAAAAAATGAGCGAGATGAATCTAGACGTTGGGATGCTGTATGGTTAGCAGGAGAAATTGCAGAGATTGCAGGTCCTAAAGAGCCAATTTTTGACAAAGTTGCAGACCTAATGGTATGGATTTTAGAAAATGATGATAATGGAGTGGTAAAACATGAAGCCTGCTTTCAAATTGCTGCAAGAAACATGAGAAAAAAGATACCAAATTTGGTAAATTCTGCATTTTACGATAAAAGTGCATTAGTCAAACATGAGGCCATAGAATCATTAGGATTGATGCGAGCATTTGAGGTAGAAAATGAGATTAAAGTAGCATTAAATGATCCAAGTCCAGATGTTAGTGAAACTGCAAGATTTGTTCTCAAAAGATTAGAGAGGACTAGAAACATTACAAAAGAATACGTACCTTCTCAAATTCTCTAA
- a CDS encoding aminotransferase class I and II, translating into MEFIVDQQVQDIELPENLKLNTFLQEFHSECHHPECSFGFYGFAFGQSPFPVPKLIQNELVKNASKGAYAAVPGIPELRSAISKYNKYYFDIDVDPQRIYVGPGTKELIFNLLEILHGTVILSTPAWLGYLPQIRLLKKNYHMLPTGANRKISPNSLRKLGLRLQDRQKILILNNPHNPTGLLYDRLELEEIADVCKEQNILIISDEIYAQTTYDFSKFVSMGKIYPEGTFVTNGLSKSHAAGGYRLGYVIFPQNASDLQLQFKKILATEYTAVSTPIQHAAVAGFEISDEMNEYFTITRSIHEIMGEYTYNKLAEIEGVKITKPEATFYLLVNFNHYSLELQTAKITTSQKLSEALIVHPYHTAIVGGDSLVLERTDYSARIAYVDYDGAKVYENYKNHKPKTASEREEFAATNAPKIVAGIKMIKRFFEDIKKENLKNLKAKNDILKITS; encoded by the coding sequence GTGGAATTCATAGTTGATCAACAAGTTCAAGATATAGAACTACCAGAGAATTTAAAATTAAACACCTTTTTGCAAGAATTTCACTCCGAATGTCATCATCCAGAATGCAGTTTTGGATTTTATGGATTTGCTTTTGGACAATCACCGTTTCCAGTGCCTAAATTAATTCAAAATGAACTAGTAAAAAATGCCAGTAAAGGAGCATATGCAGCGGTTCCTGGAATACCAGAGTTAAGAAGTGCCATATCAAAATACAACAAATATTATTTTGACATTGATGTAGATCCTCAGAGAATCTATGTAGGACCGGGCACAAAAGAGTTGATTTTTAATTTATTGGAGATTTTACATGGAACTGTAATTTTATCCACTCCAGCATGGCTTGGATATCTTCCACAAATTAGACTCTTGAAAAAAAATTACCATATGCTACCAACGGGGGCTAACAGAAAAATTTCACCAAACAGCCTTAGAAAACTAGGATTAAGATTACAAGATAGACAGAAAATTCTGATACTAAATAATCCTCACAACCCAACAGGATTACTTTATGATAGATTGGAGTTAGAAGAGATTGCAGATGTATGTAAAGAGCAAAATATCTTAATCATATCAGATGAAATTTATGCCCAAACAACATATGATTTTTCAAAATTTGTCAGTATGGGAAAAATTTACCCAGAAGGAACATTTGTAACAAATGGGTTATCAAAATCTCATGCAGCCGGTGGATACAGATTAGGATATGTAATATTCCCACAAAATGCATCAGATCTTCAATTACAATTCAAAAAGATCCTTGCAACAGAGTACACTGCAGTATCAACACCAATTCAGCATGCAGCAGTTGCAGGATTTGAGATAAGTGATGAAATGAACGAGTACTTTACAATAACTAGAAGCATTCATGAGATCATGGGAGAGTACACTTACAATAAACTCGCAGAAATAGAAGGAGTTAAAATCACAAAACCAGAGGCAACATTTTATCTGTTAGTAAATTTTAATCATTATTCTTTAGAGTTACAAACAGCAAAAATTACAACTTCACAAAAGCTATCAGAGGCATTAATTGTTCATCCTTATCATACTGCAATTGTTGGTGGGGATAGTCTAGTCTTGGAAAGAACTGATTACAGTGCTAGAATTGCATATGTGGATTATGATGGGGCTAAAGTTTATGAAAATTACAAAAATCACAAACCGAAAACAGCCTCAGAAAGAGAAGAATTTGCAGCCACCAATGCTCCAAAGATTGTGGCAGGAATTAAAATGATCAAGAGATTCTTTGAAGATATAAAAAAAGAGAATCTAAAAAATTTAAAAGCAAAAAATGATATTTTGAAAATTACCAGTTAG
- a CDS encoding signal peptidase I, producing MHGTIESGTFIIAKPDPQYYIGDIIAFVNEHDRSVVHRIVEQTDDGFITKGDNNPRNDPKVIPFDHVLGRVLFVVPYVGFTTLFLQTSVGMSIFGILILTVFASKKSKKRN from the coding sequence ATGCATGGTACTATTGAGAGTGGGACTTTTATCATAGCTAAACCCGATCCGCAATACTATATTGGAGATATCATTGCATTTGTAAATGAGCATGATAGAAGTGTTGTTCATAGAATAGTTGAACAAACGGATGATGGATTTATTACAAAAGGTGACAATAATCCAAGAAACGACCCTAAGGTAATTCCTTTTGATCACGTGCTAGGTAGAGTATTGTTTGTTGTTCCTTACGTTGGGTTTACCACATTATTCTTACAAACATCAGTGGGAATGTCTATTTTTGGCATATTGATCTTAACTGTCTTTGCTAGTAAAAAATCCAAAAAAAGAAACTAA